In Strigops habroptila isolate Jane chromosome 14, bStrHab1.2.pri, whole genome shotgun sequence, one genomic interval encodes:
- the GALR2 gene encoding galanin receptor type 2: MNSSAAGWQPEAVLIPLAYLLIFLIGTVGNCLVLAVLLRNGQVKNTTNLFILNLGVADLCFILFCVPFQATIYTLEGWVFGPFMCKAVHFFIFLTMYASSFTLATVSLDRYLAIRYPLHSRELRTPRNALTAICFIWGLSFIFSGPYLSYYQEFQLANLTVCHPIWEISQRKVMDICTFIFSYIIPVLILSLTYVRTIHYLWRSVDPLHDMSESKKAKQKVTRMIIIVAVLFCLCWLPHHLLILCVWFGYFPLNHATYVLRILSHLISYANSCVNPIVYALVSKHFRKGFKKIFICLLHQKAAHKVHVAQVTNTVSTLEAELSEVTRAGRSSLRCAGPALGESGAGGTAAGS; this comes from the exons ATGAACAGCTCGGCAGCGGGCTGGCAGCCCGAGGCGGTGCTCATCCCGCTCGCGTacctcctcatcttcctcatcGGCACCGTGGGCAACTGCCTGGTCCTGGCCGTGCTGCTGCGCAACGGGCAGGTGAAGAACACCACCAACCTCTTCATCCTCAACCTGGGGGTGGCCGACCTCTGCTTCATCCTCTTCTGTGTCCCCTTCCAAGCCACCATCTACACCCTGGAAGGGTGGGTGTTTGGGCCCTTCATGTGCAAGGCTGTCcacttcttcatcttcctcaccATGTATGCCAGCAGCTTCACCCTGGCCACAGTCTCCCTTGACAG GTACTTGGCCATCCGCTACCCCCTGCACTCGAGGGAGCTGAGGACACCCAGGAATGCCCTCACGGCCATCTGCTTCATCTGGGGGCTTTCCTTCATCTTCTCGGGCCCTTACCTCAGCTACTACCAGGAGTTCCAGCTGGCCAACCTGACTGTCTGCCACCCTATCTGGGAGATCTCTCAGCGCAAGGTCATGGACATCTGCACCTTCATCTTCAGCTACATCATCCCGGTGCTGATCCTGAGCCTCACCTATGTGCGGACTATTCACTACCTGTGGAGGTCCGTGGACCCTCTCCACGACATGTCAGAGTCCAAGAAGGCCAAGCAGAAGGTCACCAGGATGATCATCATTGTAGCTGTCCTGTTCTGCCTCTGTTGGCTGCCCCATCACCTGCTCATCCTCTGCGTCTGGTTCGGGTACTTCCCCCTCAATCACGCCACGTACGTGCTCCGCATCCTCTCTCATCTCATCTCTTATGCCAACTCCTGCGTGAACCCCATCGTCTACGCCCTGGTCTCCAAACACTTCCGCAAGGGCTTTAAGAAGATCTTCATCTGCCTCCTGCACCAGAAGGCAGCCCACAAGGTGCACGTGGCCCAAGTGACGAACACGGTCAGCACACTGGAGGCAGAGCTCAGCGAGGTGACCCGCGCCGGCCGCTCCTCCCTGCGCTGCGCGGGCCCAGCCCTGGGGGAAAGCGGAGCTGgtgggacagcagcaggaagctga